The following nucleotide sequence is from Vigna radiata var. radiata cultivar VC1973A unplaced genomic scaffold, Vradiata_ver6 scaffold_179, whole genome shotgun sequence.
atttaaataaaaaaatttgaatataagtAACATAAAAGAGAGACTGTCACAATTAtacatcaaatattatttatattatttatagggttaaacatgtttttattatctaaactatcaaacaaatttgtttttaatttttatttcaaactaaCTTACATTTTGGTCATTATCTTTCAACCTGAATTTTACGTTTTCAAAAGtaagaatgttaaaaataagATGAGGTAACTAATGGTGGTGTTGtgccaaatatttttttttctgaaatctTTCCTGACTCCTCTCCCTCCGGCTTTGCCACAGTCACTTCCGGCACCACCTCTAGTGTCACCTCGAACACCTCCACCGTGATTGCGAGTTGCCCCTTCCTTTCCACGGCCGCCCTCTGGAGTCGGATTTTGAAGTCTTTCACCTCTGCCACAGTGAAACTCAGTTCCTTGCCCATTTAGAGTTGTTGATGAGATCGACCAAGGATGGTTACCCTTTTTCGGTTTTCTAAGCATTCGCTCCCTCTCTTTCATCATCCACTATTTCTCTCCGTTTTTTGGTCCAGCCAGAAAACTTCTCCCGTTCGTCGGAAAACCACTTTTGTTTTCGGTTTTTGGCGTTTCCAAAGGAAGCTGATTTCGGTATTCTTATTCTTGCGTGACATTCTTTCTCAATTTACTTTTGTTGCTTTCTACAAGGCGTTGGATCTCTCTGTGACGCGGTTTTAGCTTTCTATTCGATGTTCTTCGAGAATGTGGCGAGCCTGGTTGTTCTTCAAGAGTCGCGCTTAATCTTCATCATTCTAGATcattgtttagggtttagattcATATTTTTATCGTGATTTTTTTTCTGGGTATTCTTTACACAAGTTAGCAAAGATAGAGGCCTACAGGGAGCGACTTAGTAATGAAATGGTAGGCTCATCATGTTttattcagattttttttttttttttgtattggcttttaatttggtttttgaTTCTCTAATGCTTAGAACTCTCCAGATAATGTATACTATTTTGTTCTTCGTTCAGATCTCGGACATTGTTACgatattttacaatttagatgtgattgcttttgttttgtttgcttgaataATGAATTTTTCGAATCACGCcttgtaatatttttcttttcccctCGTTCTTGTTTTTCATGTTTAGGCTTCAAAGTGTGATATACAATTGATGTTCTTGAGGGATGCTTAAGGTGCATTTTCTACGTGTGGGTATTTTTTATACCAAATGAATCTACTTACTCAAACACTAACCAACCTTGGTTTATCTCATCAACAAGGGTAAATATTTAGATCttagaattataaattatttttcttgtaagaTAATTCACTATTTATATAGTATaagttcattaattaaaataaaagaaaagtatactTTCATTTAaggattattaaaaaaattattttatataaaatatttaactatggaattaaaaattattagtaaatgTGATGAAACTAGAGGAtgttaaaatagtatttaagtGTTAGATGGTTGTATTTAAGTCCCTCAATATTATTAGTTCAATGGGCATTGACATGTTTTGTTTCGTAGGTTTGATGTGACTGTGGagaataaaaatggaaaaatattttcttaataattcttttttataatctttttataacGTTTATAAGAAATTCAtacatactaataaaataataacataaaatctattataaaaaatattaaaaaaacttattaaaatatcataattctACGAAATACCTATATTAAGATTACTCAGAAAAAATATcgttatcaaattattaatggATCTCAATTCCGTTGATATGTCCATTTTAACGACAAAGTATATATTgtcaaaaattatcaaaataattataaatttttgtacaaTTTTACAGTCTAAcaaattatcaatgaattttatatCGTTGAAAAAAAATCGAGTTACCGATAAAGTATTTGTCTTATTAGTCCATAATAATACAGTAAAATATAAGGTTTGTTCATCATTCATTAAGAAAGTTGTGAGATTTGTATTGTTTGTGTTTTAGATGTTTGTCGAAAAAACAAGGGCGGTTCTTtaatggacaatgatattttaataatcttttttttaataattttttttataataggacgttttattggtttgtttaaatttattttaaaaaaaaattaaaacagactAATCATAAACtataattgtcaaaaaattacgaaagaaaaaattgttaaaagatacttttttttttccttctttcttcaatttcctATGTTTGCTATTTGATTCGCTGATAAGTATAGACTTGCTATTGGCTTCCAGCAGCAACTTATTGAATACTTATCAGCCAATGATGTTGCTgataactatatatttattgaataagCATAGCCACTTACGACTTTCTCTGACTTTCTGAGCAACACGTTTTCAGATTTTCTATATAGACTGCAGCCTTCAGGCCAATATTGTCAGAGACTGTTTTTGGTATATGTAATTTTGATGGTTATTTTAAttgtctaaaattttatttggaacagttttttattcataaaacttgtaattttaacttttataacctttttttttcgtAATGTAACACCATGCTTTTTATCTAATACATATTTGATATACTAGGTAACTTATATTAGATAAacgatgttattttttttcattttcacactAATCATCCCTACTGTGATATGTTTTCTATTAACTACTCAGTGATGCAACGATACAAATTGTTTCTAGCGTCTTGCACTAAAACTAATGGGCGTTCAAATACAACTTCATCAGGTTAATATTCATTGGAAAGcaaaacacatttttatattcatttgacataaaatataagagtaaaagatcataaaaaaatatattttttattttttttctaaaaagaagaaagtaaaaaataaaaataaaaataatatcaaataaatataaaaaatttatgtatgtcaaaaatatcctttttcattcttgaaatattttatttagacaaaaaaaatgacattttgatACAcatcttttatattcatttgacattactattttttatttttttactcttttatgaataaaatacaaaaattcattcttttattaCCATTTTTATCCTtgtaatatatatcaaattaatgtaaatgTTTAGACAAACACTAGGCACCAACTTTTGAGGGTGTGGGGACGTAATAATTTTTGACACTCACATTATTTTGTTGTGAACATGCATCAAccacaataaaatttataagatttgCATGCCTTATTCGCTTGTCATTTTTTGGTGGaagtttttaaaatgatttcttttagCATAAATGTTGTGCTTGCATGCATTAAAgccaattattattattattattattattatctaaaattagagctgtcaaaatgcaTGGATCACCCGTTTTGACAGTATTAATGTCTTGTTCACAGATTTGGGGGAGACTAATTGAGATGATTTGATGataatctttttgttttgtttatttgaatacaTTTGAAAgcaagtgagagtgaatttggaagtaaatttttttaatctctcacataaataaaatcttacactaattctcacaaattttacttccaaatctactctcacttacctccaaatctattcaaataaacaacaacaaaaattaccttcaaatcctttcaatttctttcttccaaatctactcaagtgaacaagacctaaGTGACTAACCCGTAATAAATTGGACCAGGTTGGACTGGATTACCCGTTTTAACAACTCTATCTAAAACTATGCATAAAGGGGTGCCAAAATATAAACCTGAAGCACAGGCACATATACTTGAGACATCCACTCCTTACGTCAAATTAAACTAAAGCCAACAGAAGCAAAGGGATACCACAAATTACAGAATCACATCGGTTCAATGCATTGGTCATAAAGAAACAAGAACAAAATCTAAGTATTTAATCTTACATATATCATAAACAAATCTACGTTTCCAGATAATTAAACACTGATACTCCCACCAGCTCAACACTAGCTAGTACCTGCAACAATCCATCATCAATACAAAGTATTTTACATCATTAACTaatgacaaatatttaaaaaaaaaaactttgaaacgataattaattaacaaatccGTATTATAAGTACATCTTTTTCTTAAAGTGTGTAATTTGTTTCTCATATACgagtttgattttaatttacaaaaggTGAGATATCATATATGGTGCATATATGTGTCTATCATCATTCTTCATGTCATTAGTTTCGAATATAATGTACATATAACTGTCTTtctttaactctttttttttttttcattataagttaattttgcTAAATTGACTCAACAATTTATAAATGGTTAATCagaaatataaactttattaataatatgttaattaaaaatacaaatttcttgTTCCTACTTTTCAGATCGAACTCGTGGAAGAATCAATAATAGCTATATGATAGGAATAATGCCAATACAAAACCTATTGTCTTTGACAGCTGATAAGCTGATGACCATGTGTATGTctttatgtttacttttatatatttccatCAAACCCTAAATTATAGCTATATAGCCtctataattaaatgaaatgatattaaaaattgtatatgtTATAAAAAGGAATATAACAAAAAACCGATATTGTATAAgctatttgataattttatgcataataaatgctcagtttttttaatcaaattaattaacaagtgcccttattttgataaaaaaataataattaactagTGCTCTTAACTAACTCAAATTGTCATATATATGGTTTAGTGTTAACaaaattgtgaataaaattataatataaatagataaatagcGTGGCTTTTGTCCCCTCTTTTTGCCATCAGATTGGCTGGCAAAAGGTCACAACAAGAGAATGCAACTTTTTAAGATTATTGAGAAGATGTTATTTTGACTTCCATGCTTGGAATTTTTCAGGGTTATTTTGTAGGAGGGACCCATTCATTGTGAATAATTGGTCCATGTCTATCATTTGGAAAATGACCTCTTGCTTGAAAATGCATGCATACATATCTCTAGTATATGCTATACGTAGTAGTTGTAAATTTATAAGACATTGTCGTGTTAAATGATAGAGTAACGATTATTTGAGAcacttaaactttttatattttgtttaatattattatttctttttctttttaataaatataaaaatttatacttttataatcattttactcTTATGTTTTATGTTGAATGTCCTagtattattattctaaatGATAAGGTacatgagtattttttttacaagCTAAGGTTTCTAGTAAAGATTACAGGAAAAACATTGGTTTTACAATCATTATTTATTGAAAGTTgtacatcgactaaagataaaatcaattaaatatatatataaattggtgaaaacctcattttacaagttatttctaatattattttttatagaaataaatttgtCATAAAGCTTTTTTGTTTAACTGATGAAAATTGgtttaataatatacatattaCGAGTTTAACCTCAgtattataaagattaaaatcacaaatattaatacaaagattgttattagagaaaaaaaaaaggtataagCAAAGTTGCCAACAGTATTAAATTTATGCCATCAAATTAACATGCTCTAACCTAAAATCATGTTACGAGGGACGTTTGtggaaaaattgaagattaaacGTTAATTGTGTCTTTTGTGTTCCAATGCATGATTTACTGCAAATATTTTTCTACTAAAAGGCATTGCAGGAATGGGAATTTTGGAGCTGCCATACCTTAAATTGAAAGGAAATAACTTGAGTCATTGCCTTCATTCATATGATTATCATCAAGGTTTAACCCTGCTGCACTCACTTCCTCACCTTCTGGTTTGAGATTCTTAACATCAAGATCAGGGTGGATTTTCCTCTTCAACATCTTCTTCATCAGCTACACAGCATTACAAATtacttaatcaaattaattcaagCAAATCTGCAATCTGTTCTTTCAACactatatacatacacacacatatattccaagaaacaaccaaaatttTGAGGctgtatttatattattattcaattacaatccattatatatatttgctattttaatttttataataattgtttgaAGAACCATATGACATTGGTAATATTGCAAGTGGTATATGAATGAAAATCTATTGAATATGAAACTGTTTTTCTGTAATaacttactttttttatatctttcatTGGATGGGGATTGTCCTTAACGCGTGGAATGAGCTTCTTGGCAAAAGAGAGTCCATGCTTTGCTTTAAGGTTTGGTTTTTCACTTGAAGCAAGTTGACAGACTTTGGCAGGGTTAAGCTTTATCTTAACATCAGAATCAGCTAAGAAAAGATCAGCCAATGTGATcctttctcctttcttcttcttttcatcagCCTCCATATCGTATGATTCCATCACTTCATCACAAATCACAGGTGGAGCCATCACAATTTCGTTGAAACTCACCACATCTCCATCATCATAGTTTTCACTGACAATATCCTCAAAGTTGTGCTCAAATGTGTTGTATATCAATGGATTCAGTTCCTCGTGCTCAGGACTATAGCACTTTTCCTCTTCCTCATCCACCATGATGCTGTTCTCTCCTTCACCCTCTTCTTGTTCAACTTCAATTTCCAAAGCAAAGTATTCTTTGTGGGGGTTCATGGACTTCAAGGGATCATAGCCAAGAGTTCCTATGGTTAGAATGCCGTCTTCCCATCCACCAAGTGATTCAGTAAGGGCAACTTGTTTCAGCAAAGCTTGACTATCCGCGTTGTTGATTGCAGGTTCAGTTTTTTTCATGTTTGAAGCAAACCCATCTGCGTGAAAGCCAGAATATTCATTAGAAGAGAAGATGAcactgcataaaaaaaaaccttatcGTACTATTCAAGGTTGGTTAAATGGATCACATGATCCCATTCAGTTGGTTAAACAGTAGAGTTCATCAGAGAAGAAAAGTTGCCACTCTCTTGAAAAAAGGAACAAACAGCCTATGTACATAATCATG
It contains:
- the LOC106780341 gene encoding uncharacterized protein LOC106780341 yields the protein MKIFNWVHKRFHHNSLKDGFASNMKKTEPAINNADSQALLKQVALTESLGGWEDGILTIGTLGYDPLKSMNPHKEYFALEIEVEQEEGEGENSIMVDEEEEKCYSPEHEELNPLIYNTFEHNFEDIVSENYDDGDVVSFNEIVMAPPVICDEVMESYDMEADEKKKKGERITLADLFLADSDVKIKLNPAKVCQLASSEKPNLKAKHGLSFAKKLIPRVKDNPHPMKDIKKLMKKMLKRKIHPDLDVKNLKPEGEEVSAAGLNLDDNHMNEGNDSSYFLSI